One Desulfovibrio fairfieldensis genomic window carries:
- a CDS encoding DUF262 domain-containing protein, protein MYSRSPRTQDISWFLDLYRQEKIDLDPPYQRKSVWSGRDRRFFIDTVLRNYPSPPIYLCKKIDDKGNITYDVVDGKQRLETIFLFFNNKISAGRDFGDDRVNGKRWKKINEEKQFREVFLNYEIIVEHVTIPDNAPITINEVFDRLNRNSRKLTEQELRHAKYDGWFISFCEKMADKSFWEQVKIATKARTKRMRDVQFISELLMVSIEQKIHGFDQALIDKFYSAYDIPAEEGDEDIAFDSYALEEKFQSTLNILEEMERFNACVSTFASDQKHLYTLWAAISSTESVDVNRASEAYSVFMAQVGAFIAAQSEYEDNEEYLSSVDVPSYVRKYAAGSQGASTDLPQRESRLSALTEALQS, encoded by the coding sequence ATGTACAGCAGAAGCCCCAGAACTCAAGATATCTCTTGGTTTCTAGACCTCTATCGCCAGGAAAAGATAGATCTAGACCCTCCTTACCAAAGGAAAAGTGTTTGGAGCGGTAGAGATAGAAGATTTTTTATCGATACTGTTCTAAGGAACTACCCTTCCCCACCAATTTATCTGTGTAAAAAAATTGATGATAAAGGTAATATTACCTATGACGTCGTTGACGGCAAGCAGAGGCTGGAAACAATATTTTTATTTTTTAACAATAAAATATCTGCTGGGCGTGATTTTGGCGATGATAGAGTTAATGGAAAACGTTGGAAGAAAATAAATGAGGAAAAGCAATTTAGAGAAGTGTTTCTTAATTATGAAATTATAGTAGAACATGTTACTATACCAGACAATGCACCAATTACAATTAATGAAGTTTTCGACAGACTAAATAGAAATTCTAGAAAACTTACTGAACAAGAACTGAGACATGCAAAATATGATGGATGGTTTATCTCCTTTTGTGAGAAAATGGCGGATAAATCTTTTTGGGAGCAGGTAAAAATTGCAACAAAAGCACGAACAAAAAGGATGCGTGATGTACAATTTATATCAGAACTGCTCATGGTTTCGATAGAACAAAAAATACATGGTTTTGACCAAGCATTGATTGATAAGTTTTATTCAGCTTATGACATACCAGCTGAAGAAGGAGATGAAGACATTGCCTTTGATTCGTATGCCCTGGAAGAAAAATTCCAATCTACTTTAAATATTCTTGAAGAAATGGAACGGTTCAATGCATGCGTTTCGACCTTTGCTTCTGATCAAAAACATCTATATACACTATGGGCAGCGATCTCTAGCACTGAAAGCGTAGATGTAAACAGGGCCTCTGAAGCGTACTCGGTTTTCATGGCTCAAGTTGGAGCTTTTATTGCTGCACAATCTGAATATGAGGATAATGAAGAATATCTCTCGTCTGTGGATGTTCCGAGTTATGTAAGAAAATACGCAGCTGGTTCTCAAGGGGCTAGCACAGATTTGCCTCAAAGAGAAAGCCGCCTTAGTGCTTTAACCGAAGCTCTGCAAAGTTAA
- a CDS encoding helix-turn-helix domain-containing protein has product MPTPLDRVFEAAGCRTQVELADFLGIKQSSIALAKKKGRVPAEWLLTLWRKRRVNPDWVLKGLEAKFLQPTDCAECVQLKHVCVKQVLSPYEYSFEELMAEIVSRIAIKLNK; this is encoded by the coding sequence ATGCCCACACCGCTGGATCGCGTTTTTGAGGCAGCAGGATGTAGAACGCAGGTCGAGTTAGCTGATTTTTTAGGAATTAAGCAATCGTCAATAGCGTTGGCCAAGAAGAAAGGGAGAGTTCCGGCAGAATGGCTTTTGACGTTGTGGCGGAAGAGAAGAGTGAATCCTGACTGGGTATTGAAAGGGCTAGAAGCAAAGTTCCTACAGCCAACTGACTGTGCGGAATGCGTTCAATTAAAACATGTATGTGTAAAGCAAGTGCTTTCACCATATGAGTATTCATTTGAAGAACTAATGGCGGAAATTGTTAGTCGAATTGCGATTAAATTAAATAAATAG
- a CDS encoding helix-turn-helix domain-containing protein, which yields MKQRPPSKFGAALVQEYKKRGLTQYSLAKKMERSARYLNNLEHDRSEPRFTTILLLADAIGMEPGELVNAAATLSWAASGERTMENQEEEKAPKKKAEGKKSKKK from the coding sequence ATGAAGCAAAGACCTCCCTCAAAATTCGGTGCGGCCCTAGTACAAGAATATAAAAAGCGCGGGCTTACTCAATACAGCCTTGCCAAGAAAATGGAACGGAGCGCCCGCTATCTGAACAATCTTGAGCATGACAGAAGTGAGCCGCGCTTCACCACCATACTCTTGCTTGCTGACGCTATAGGCATGGAGCCGGGCGAATTGGTGAACGCCGCCGCCACGTTAAGTTGGGCCGCCTCGGGTGAGCGAACTATGGAGAATCAAGAAGAAGAGAAAGCTCCCAAAAAGAAGGCCGAGGGCAAAAAAAGCAAGAAAAAATGA